A single Penaeus vannamei isolate JL-2024 chromosome 22, ASM4276789v1, whole genome shotgun sequence DNA region contains:
- the LOC113822711 gene encoding uncharacterized protein, producing MDKFRHIWRGQLLVGMRDIGQATIWTTNNSYLPPIGWNLKMTYITEYSDLWSKVLESEPTVLSQDSYTKIKDKYVSIFTITSSTPEFLQLTKELNQFNKARIILAVIPKDTEITLIPRCKETMRLGMWEPPEEYHPFLYMLMISKISPKKAMKQHKKHYLQVMSQMNLSSSTPSLIKEKKTDKEQPKKDSRGHHDDKNNIKSRKTDHSRDTNDLVDTAHETETDEKVDRERRKKEMHDPYSSGGRGKWNHEHGPKESRKRDKERDKDRTKDKREDRHIKTAHYDKHRKERKNEKENDEDQKSKPRREEENEQGSKASQQKIEKGEKYNQQEKDEKSRASPEKKSDSSQKVHQEVNIKQKASKSDVMEKIRKNEEEKVKTVESLLKSAIKTELWPKDLNLINIEIKEEVDNSGKSQGKFPQKSEKAFDKKSLLDTKKLNLIFSSKDKKRPDIIKPSMLKRSFKGELDKALKTVTPDLIASSELSCKLQISDAKKTNSSVKSILKGTLKKFTSSDDPKKGSKEKGEAKSEEEKGIFQGIEEFCAPRSRHSDKNDLDYSDSSIRTKEGLHNIQERTSAVSEKNSLASPRPTTSAPPYENEEKDKDQGNTQQNEEDGTENHRDKEMEKDSKSNVKDALDNFREFINTKFAKKRKSECTEKSLQMLQSPSKKPRIIDLSESPKGNLLNTPQTSCYSNIFRNIKHKYKKSLHSRQFPEIATTDQVRRDTSQNIIGDASTPSSNPELVELSTSSETAYSNILREAGQDDFPVKSMQCIEDAIQDITTESNDLFLHGNKPLDLSYHGNEPLDPPCCESELLNLTIHETKSVRETEAGVIEGDDSLAETVSWKGVADPETTVHKTPCSEKGKQYILEMFLHSVPDGTGARHQISDESLIATQEISQIQNLASNESVKNQKVFGDQNILQNNTALIDKELIQKDSTFVYRKDYFCPEAANVWPYQIQYPVLSDQIQSPAKLANDDHFSSCIKDSISSQTGIPNQDFSPGHRHLDHPVDQSPSGQLYIDDQHFTPYQDNDHVAVDLRILLSGKLPVSGEYFTTDQMIDSGKPPDSKEYPIAKQFPSPEHSFSDAAAHSSPRMVLVDVIKDELKNKAPIIHPLPGLPPLTRLSDLVPPLMKRKPMQDPSLLGLGAESKSCSSSNWLAAVPGNSRSSVIGESPSHRREVSCSGLKSSEIINIFNQKDHSEPESFQASASQEECLASCSLETIELNNFNTSLKNLSTAVADENHALKIRSGLDRLPDAPMKEQCLLKNSFASSNLNKSSVSHDVYSQSNSSIFETCNSYVNAKSTCREPLVLQQLKRKINLWQDSLNSKSNITLNKGIAALAEFIKKPTPIPSEVRKETVFPEDEVGKSSLRMKKVLLNNLLNPSEKNLQLDKPFSKKVVAVECKEKCCDNTKACLPKPLSQDKYPFLDSVKDFREEIPEQRKLIENKKVLLNLLKPSELIWDDAVTDISKSTFQSSKYIHLLDASESDVLKIKFLCRAHQLTYATLDELIRNGGYMLIQHSFVDKLLSSPHLIVWCAQPNIKFGVYTSLSSLSKNNVCPVMTSKWLLLLHHTAMVDPLLVTVLEQELKDLNRSTSDHPHIVIPILTLKICYCSLLNSARADAVERSACKILQKNLVLLTKCLSSGAAKLIDENCSWGVVGPESPIHIHIKCLRVIHYNFKLAHRQALLLVGEKVPSLSINDPFYKVQTVRKFMETK from the exons ATGGATAAATTCCGGCATATATGGAGGGGGCAGCTGTTGGTTGGTATGAGAGATATTGGCCAAGCGACAATATGGACTACCAACAACAGCTACTTGCCCCCCAT CGGTTGGAACCTGAAAATGACCTATATAACTGAATATTCTGACCTCTGGAGTAAAGTGTTGGAGTCCGAGCCCACAGTCTTGAGCCAGGATTCATATACAAAGATCAAGGACAAGTATGTATCGATCTTCACCATCACTTCATCCACGCCAGAGTTTCTTCAGTTGACGAAAGAGTTGAATCAGTTCAACAAG GCCCGAATCATACTGGCTGTGATACCAAAGGACACGGAAATTACGTTAATTCCCCGCTGTAAGGAGACTATGAGGCTAGGGATGTGGGAACCTCCTGAGGAATACCATCCCTTCCTCTACATGCTGATGATTTCCAAGATTTCTCCAAAGAAGGCCATGAAGCAGCATAAGAAACATTATCTGCAGGTTATGTCTCAG ATGAATCTGTCTTCATCAACACCTTCTTTGAtcaaggagaagaaaacagacaagGAACAACCAAAGAAGGACAGTAGAGGACACcatgatgacaaaaacaacataaaatcaaGGAAGACGGACCACTCAAGAGACACCAATGACCTGGTGGACACTGCTCATGAAACCGAGACAGATGAGAAGGtggacagagaaaggaggaagaaagaaatgcatGACCCATATTCAAGTGGTGGCAGAGGTAAGTGGAATCATGAACACGGACCAAAAGAGAGCAGGAAACGAGATAAAGAGCGAGACAAGGACAggacaaaagataaaagagaagacagacatataaaaactGCTCATTATGACAAacataggaaagagaggaagaatgagaaggaaaatgatgaagatcAAAAAAGCAAaccgagaagagaagaagaaaatgagcaaGGAAGTAAAGCATCAcaacagaaaatagagaaaggggaaaaatataaccagcaagagaaagatgaaaagagtaGGGCGAGTCCAGAAAAAAAGTCAGACAGCTCACAAAAAGTCCACCAAGAGGTCAACATCAAACAAAAAGCAAGTAAAAGTGACGTGATGGAAAAAAttaggaaaaatgaggaagagaaagtcaAAACAGTTGAATCCTTACTTAAGTCTGCCATTAAGACTGAATTATGGCCAAAAGATCTCAATCTAATCAACATTGAAATCAAGGAAGAAGTGGACAACTCTGGGAAATCCCAAGGAAAATTTCCACAGAAGTCAGAAAAGGCTTTTGACAAGAAGAGCTTACTAGACACAAAAAAACTGAACTTGATCTTTAGttccaaagacaaaaaaagacccGATATAATTAAGCCAAGCATGCTGAAGAGGAGTTTCAAGGGGGAATTAGACAAAGCCTTGAAGACTGTCACACCCGACCTTATTGCATCTTCAGAACTTTCTTGCAAACTTCAGATCTCTGATGCCAAGAAGACAAATAGTTCTGTTAAGAGTATTCTCAAGGGCACTCTTAAGAAATTTACATCATCTGATGATCCAAAGAAAGGGTCAAAAGAAAAAGGCGAAGCAAaatcagaggaagagaaaggaattttTCAAGGAATTGAGGAATTCTGTGCACCAAGAAGTAGGCATAGTGACAAAAATGATCTTGATTATTCTGACAGCAGTATTAGGACAAAAGAGGGACTTCACAATATTCAGGAGAGAACATCTGCGGTGTCAGAGAAAAATAGTCTTGCCTCCCCTAGGCCTACAACTTCTGCTCCTCCCtacgaaaatgaagaaaaagataaagatcaaGGGAATACACAGCAAAATGAAGAGGATGGAACTGAAAAtcacagagataaagagatggaaaaagatagCAAAAGCAATGTAAAGGATGCTTTAGATAACTTCAGAGAATTCATCAACACCAAATTTGCCAAAAAGCGTAAATCAGAATGCACAGAAAAGTCCCTGCAGATGTTGCAAAGCCCAAGCAAAAAGCCTCGAATCATTGACTTGTCAGAAAGCCCAAAAGGAAACCTCTTGAATACACCACAAACTTCATGCTATTCaaacatatttagaaatataaaacatAAGTACAAAAAATCACTTCATTCAAGGCAATTCCCAGAAATTGCAACCACAGATCAGGTAAGAAGAGACACATCTCAAAACATAATTGGTGATGCCAGTACACCATCCAGTAATCCTGAATTAGTGGAATTATCTACCAGTTCTGAAACTGCTTATTCTAACATTTTGAGAGAAGCAGGGCAAGATGATTTTCCAGTTAAAAGTATGCAGTGTATTGAAGATGCAATTCAAGATATTACAACTGAATCAAATGACCTATTTCTTCATGGAAACAAGCCACTAGATCTATCCTATCATGGAAATGAACCATTAGATCCACCCTGTTGTGAATCTGAGTTATTGAACTTAACCATTCATGAAACTAAGTCTGTAAGAGAAACTGAAGCTGGTGTAATAGAGGGAGATGATTCATTGGCAGAAACCGTATCATGGAAAGGTGTAGCAGACCCAGAGACAACTGTTCACAAGACACCCTGcagtgagaaagggaaacagtACATTCTTGAAATGTTCCTTCACTCGGTGCCAGATGGGACAGGTGCCAGGCACCAAATATCAGATGAATCGTTAATTGCTACACAAGAGATTTCTCAAATCCAAAATTTGGCAAGCAATGAAAGTGTAAAGAACCAAAAGGTATTTGGTGACCAGAATATTCTCCAAAATAACACTGCTTTGATTGATAAGGAATTAATACAAAAGGATTCTACGTTTGTGTATCGTAAAGATTACTTTTGTCCAGAGGCAGCAAATGTTTGGCCTTACCAAATTCAATATCCAGTGCTTTCAGATCAAATTCAAAGTCCTGCTAAGCTTGCTAATGATGATCACTTTTCATCTTGTATTAAAGACTCTATATCAAGTCAAACTGGTATCCCTAACCAAGACTTTAGTCCAGGTCACAGGCATTTAGACCACCCAGTAGATCAATCACCATCTGGTCAGCTGTATATAGATGATCAACACTTTACTCCATATCAGGATAATGACCATGTAGCAGTGGACCTTAGAATATTACTTTCAGGAAAACTACCAGTGTCTGGTGAATATTTTACCACAGATCAGATGATAGACAGTGGTAAACCTCCAGACAGCAAGGAGTATCCCATAGCAAAACAGTTCCCAAGTCCTGAACACAGCTTTTCAGATGCAGCAGCACATTCCTCCCCAAGGATGGTTTTAGTTGATGTTATTAAGGATGAGTTAAAGAATAAGGCTCCAATAATTCATCCCTTACCAGGTTTACCTCCTTTAACTCGGTTGTCTGATTTGGTCCCTCCTCTAATGAAGCGGAAACCCATGCAAGATCCTTCATTGTTGGGCCTAGGAGCAGAATCTAAATCTTGTTCATCTTCCAACTGGTTAGCAGCTGTTCCTGGTAATTCTAGGTCATCTGTGATAGGAGAAAGTCCTAGTCATAGAAGAGAAGTCAGCTGTAGTGGATTGAAATCAAGTGagatcattaatatctttaaccAGAAGGACCATTCAGAACCAGAGAGTTTCCAAGCTAGTGCATCCCAAGAAGAATGCCTTGCTTCCTGCAGTTTGGAAACAATAGAGCTGAATAATTTTAATACATCTCTGAAGAATCTCTCCACAGCTGTTGCTGACGAAAATCATGCATTGAAAATTAGGTCAGGTTTAGACAGATTGCCAGATGCACCGATGAAGGAACAGTGTCTCCTAAAAAACAGTTTTGCATCTTCAAATTTGAATAAGTCATCTGTTTCACATGATGTATATAGTCAGAGTAACAGTTCAATCTTTGAAACATGTAATTCATATGTAAATGCAAAAAGTACTTGTAGAGAACCACTGGTACTACAGCAGCTTAAAAGGAAAATTAATCTTTGGCAAGATAGTCTAAATTCAAAATCAAATATAACCTTGAATAAAGGCATTGCAGCTCTGGCAGAATTCATAAAAAAGCCAACACCCATTCCTTCtgaagtaagaaaagaaacagTTTTTCCAGAAGATGAAGTAGGGAAGTCAAGCCTTCGTATGAAGAAGGTATTGCTCAACAACCTGTTAAATCCTAGTGAAAAAAATCTGCAGCTGGATAAACCGTTTTCAAAGAAAGTTGTTGCAGTGGAATGTAAAGAAAAGTGTTGTGATAATACAAAAGCTTGCCTTCCCAAACCACTTTCACAGGATAAGTACCCTTTCCTAGATAGTGTAAAGGACTTCAGAGAAGAAATCCCAGAACAAAGAAAATTGATAGAAAACAAGAAggttcttcttaatcttcttaaaCCGTCTGAACTCATTTGGGATGATGCTGTGACAGACATTTCAAAATCAACTTTTCAGTCCTCAAAGTACATACATTTGTTGGATGCAAGTGAAAGTGATGTGTTAAAGATAAAG tttctttgtCGAGCACATCAGTTGACCTATGCCACCTTAGATGAACTTATAAGAAATGGAGGTTACATGCTTATCCAGCACAGTTTTGTAGATAAGTTGTTATCATCTCCACACCTGATAGTTTGGTGTGCTCAGCCAAATATCAA GTTTGGTGTTTATACATCTCTGTCATCACTATCAAAAAATAATGTCTGTCCAGTGATGACTTCCAAATGGTTGCTGCTCCTCCATCACACAGCTATGGTGGATCCATTGCTTG TGACAGTATTGGAGCAAGAACTGAAAGACTTGAACAGGAGTACTTCTGATCACCCCCATATTGTCATTCCTATCCTTACCCTTAAGATTTGCTATTGCAG CCTTTTGAATAGTGCAAGAGCAGATGCAGTGGAACGTTCAGCATGCAAAATTCTTCAGAAGAATCTTGTTCTCCTCACCAA ATGCTTGAGCAGTGGAGCAGCAAAGCTTATTGATGAAAATTGCAGCTGGGGAGTAGTCGGACCAGAATCAcccatccatatacacataaaatgccTCAGAGTCATCCACTATAACTTCAAATTGGCTCACCGGCAAGCTTTGCTTCTTGTTG gtgagAAAGTcccatcattatctattaatgaTCCATTCTACAAAGTCCAGACTGTCAGGAAATTTATGGAAACAAAATAG